A DNA window from Rhodococcus sp. Z13 contains the following coding sequences:
- a CDS encoding XRE family transcriptional regulator, with protein MTGADPGDSVGRTSDGEPKLTLAIVEDLKSKGYTQSDIARMYGVTRQYVSWIKHTYGGHLTPRERIMREFPWKVPTAMTQQSPYRRLREHGEYVVTGGKGMDRVKLTRLRGFYAKLRDHVLEFDPFIPPQPGVANRGGFAYRPRLDSDGDLLIRVNEHTNLTERGREIWRFPDVEP; from the coding sequence TTGACCGGCGCTGATCCAGGCGATTCGGTCGGCCGTACCAGCGACGGCGAACCGAAGTTGACGCTGGCGATCGTCGAGGACCTGAAGAGCAAGGGCTACACCCAGTCCGACATCGCCCGGATGTACGGAGTGACACGACAGTACGTGTCGTGGATCAAACACACGTACGGTGGTCATCTCACACCGAGGGAACGCATCATGCGGGAGTTCCCTTGGAAGGTTCCGACGGCGATGACTCAGCAGTCTCCGTATCGGCGGCTTCGTGAGCACGGTGAGTATGTAGTGACGGGCGGAAAGGGGATGGATCGGGTCAAGCTCACTCGGCTTCGCGGTTTCTACGCGAAGTTGAGAGACCACGTCCTGGAGTTCGATCCGTTCATCCCGCCACAGCCCGGAGTAGCCAATCGAGGTGGGTTCGCTTACCGTCCGCGCCTCGACTCGGACGGTGACCTCCTCATTCGGGTGAACGAACACACGAATCTGACGGAACGGGGACGTGAGATCTGGCGTTTTCCCGACGTAGAGCCGTAA
- a CDS encoding restriction endonuclease subunit S yields MSSGKFISGDFVYVTPLKADSDLSRNQASPGDIVFTQRGTLGQVALVPEVPFDRYVVSQSQMRLTVNPEFADTEFVYYACKSPEFLKQVNDNAISTGVPHINLGILGRLRIPLPPVSQQRAVAQVLGALDDKIAVNRKLSRKVDELSFSCYLAMVEDAMSIPLSSAAQFVNGKPFTKGASGTGRVVIRIAELNSGIGPSTVRSDIEVDDRYIAQPGDILFAWSGSLTLHRWFRGEAIVNQHIFKVIPHQEYPAWLVYQMIAHKMPYFKDIAADKATTMGHIQRKHLDEPVPVPSPEKIQEHDELMTALWGRALLAEQESEKLEALRDALLPHLMSGELRVRDAEGLVSESV; encoded by the coding sequence ATGTCCTCTGGAAAGTTTATTTCTGGGGACTTCGTATACGTAACCCCCCTCAAGGCGGACTCTGACCTGTCGAGGAATCAGGCATCCCCTGGTGATATCGTTTTCACACAACGTGGTACTTTGGGGCAAGTCGCTTTGGTTCCGGAAGTTCCTTTTGATCGCTATGTTGTTTCGCAGAGTCAAATGCGGCTGACGGTTAATCCGGAATTTGCTGACACGGAGTTTGTCTACTATGCCTGCAAGTCGCCAGAATTCCTTAAGCAGGTTAATGATAATGCAATTTCCACAGGGGTGCCGCACATCAATCTAGGGATTCTGGGAAGGTTGCGTATCCCACTGCCTCCGGTTTCTCAGCAGCGGGCAGTAGCTCAAGTTCTCGGCGCACTCGATGACAAGATTGCTGTGAACCGGAAACTCTCCAGGAAGGTGGACGAGCTTTCTTTTTCTTGCTACCTCGCCATGGTCGAGGATGCGATGTCGATACCTCTTTCCTCTGCAGCTCAGTTCGTGAATGGGAAGCCCTTCACCAAGGGCGCTAGTGGGACTGGTAGGGTGGTGATTCGAATTGCTGAGTTGAACTCAGGGATCGGCCCATCAACTGTGCGTAGTGATATCGAAGTCGACGATCGGTATATCGCGCAACCCGGGGACATACTCTTCGCGTGGTCTGGTTCGTTGACCTTGCATCGTTGGTTCCGGGGTGAAGCGATCGTGAATCAGCATATTTTCAAGGTGATTCCGCATCAGGAATACCCTGCATGGCTCGTGTATCAGATGATCGCCCACAAAATGCCGTACTTCAAGGACATTGCGGCAGACAAGGCAACAACGATGGGGCATATTCAACGGAAGCATCTTGACGAACCTGTTCCTGTCCCCTCGCCAGAGAAGATCCAGGAGCACGACGAACTCATGACGGCACTCTGGGGGCGAGCGCTCCTTGCGGAGCAGGAGTCCGAGAAACTTGAGGCTCTTCGGGACGCACTCCTTCCCCACCTGATGTCGGGTGAACTGCGTGTGCGAGACGCAGAGGGACTTGTGTCCGAGTCGGTTTGA
- a CDS encoding IS5 family transposase has translation MITYRATLDVPEHTLTFVARILAAHRRRTDRRPWQRAATVYVQALMVLRWFRDGTDVATLARDARISQATAYRYLHEGIDVIAAHAPDLHDVLERGIESGWEHVCLDGTLIASTRCRERSESGHDVWYSGKHRRHGGNVQVLTDPTGYPIWVSEVAPGSVHDLTAARRGGILGALYHAAAGGMPTLADKGYTGAGIGVHVPTKGRDLDIGTRCRNTLLSAMRAPAERANALLKTRWKALQRISLCPWRIGSIAAAALVLLHLQAPAW, from the coding sequence GTGATTACCTATCGTGCCACGCTCGACGTGCCCGAGCACACCCTGACCTTCGTCGCCCGTATCCTCGCTGCCCACCGCCGCAGGACCGATCGCCGGCCGTGGCAGCGGGCCGCGACCGTCTACGTCCAGGCTCTGATGGTGCTGCGGTGGTTCCGCGACGGCACCGACGTCGCCACCCTGGCGCGCGATGCCCGCATCTCGCAGGCCACCGCCTACCGGTATCTCCACGAAGGTATCGACGTGATCGCTGCGCACGCCCCGGACCTGCACGACGTGCTCGAACGTGGGATCGAGTCCGGCTGGGAGCATGTCTGTCTCGACGGCACCCTCATCGCCTCGACTCGCTGCCGGGAGCGTTCCGAGTCCGGGCACGACGTGTGGTACTCGGGTAAACATCGCCGCCACGGCGGCAACGTCCAGGTCCTGACCGATCCGACCGGCTACCCGATCTGGGTGTCCGAGGTTGCCCCCGGTTCGGTGCACGACCTCACCGCTGCTCGTCGGGGCGGGATCCTCGGCGCCCTCTACCACGCTGCCGCCGGCGGGATGCCCACCCTCGCCGACAAGGGGTACACCGGTGCCGGGATCGGCGTCCACGTCCCGACGAAAGGCCGTGATCTCGATATCGGCACTCGTTGCCGCAACACGCTGCTGTCTGCGATGCGTGCTCCGGCCGAACGCGCGAACGCGCTGCTGAAGACCCGGTGGAAGGCGCTGCAGCGAATCAGTCTATGTCCGTGGAGGATCGGCTCGATCGCTGCTGCGGCTCTCGTTCTTCTTCACCTGCAAGCACCGGCCTGGTGA
- a CDS encoding type I restriction-modification system subunit M, translating into MPPRKRKATVTAPSTMKELKDTLWKAADKLRGSMDASQYKDVILGLVFLKYVSDAFAERRQELEAELRADGLDDEDVASLLDDRDEYTGSTVFWVPEEARWEYLARNAKGIQESTGVEGRTVGELVNGAMIALMEENSSLKGTLPVIFNRDNLDQRRLGELIDLFNDTRFTGEGARKARDLLGEVYEYFLEKFARAEGKRGGEFYTPAGIVRVLVEVLEPYNGRVYDPACGSGGMFVQAEKFIEHHGGNATDIAVYGQELNERTWRMAKMNLAIHGITANLGDRWEDTFARDVHPDLLADYVMANPPFNIKDWSRREDDKRWKFGVPPANNANYAWIQHIISKLAEKGTAGVVMANGSMSSNSSGEGEIRARLVEADLVSCMVALPTQLFRSTGIPCCVWFFAKDKSAGAKGSIDRRGQVLFIDARNLGYMVDRAERALSDEDIAKIAGTFHAWRGTESAKGMEYADEPGFCYSATLAEIKDADYALTPGRYVGAAPLEDDGEPIEEKIARLTKELFEQFDESARLQDVVREQLGRL; encoded by the coding sequence ATGCCACCGAGGAAGAGGAAGGCGACGGTCACGGCACCGTCTACGATGAAGGAACTGAAGGACACGCTCTGGAAGGCCGCCGACAAACTGCGCGGTTCCATGGACGCGTCCCAGTACAAGGACGTCATCCTCGGGCTGGTGTTCCTCAAGTACGTGTCCGATGCCTTCGCCGAACGCCGTCAGGAGCTCGAGGCGGAACTGCGCGCCGACGGCCTGGACGACGAGGACGTCGCGTCGCTGCTCGACGACCGCGACGAGTACACCGGCTCGACGGTGTTCTGGGTTCCCGAGGAGGCGCGCTGGGAGTATCTGGCCCGGAATGCCAAGGGAATCCAGGAATCCACTGGTGTCGAGGGGCGGACGGTCGGTGAGCTCGTCAACGGCGCGATGATCGCGCTGATGGAGGAGAACTCTTCTCTGAAGGGCACATTGCCGGTCATCTTCAATCGTGACAACCTCGACCAGCGTCGCCTCGGCGAGCTGATCGACCTGTTCAACGACACCCGCTTCACGGGTGAGGGCGCACGCAAGGCGCGGGATCTTCTCGGTGAGGTGTACGAGTACTTCCTCGAGAAGTTCGCGCGGGCCGAGGGGAAGCGTGGCGGCGAGTTCTACACGCCCGCAGGAATCGTCCGCGTTCTGGTGGAGGTGCTCGAGCCGTACAACGGGCGGGTGTACGACCCGGCGTGCGGTTCGGGTGGCATGTTCGTGCAGGCCGAGAAGTTCATCGAGCACCACGGCGGTAACGCGACCGACATCGCGGTGTACGGGCAGGAGCTCAACGAGCGCACATGGCGGATGGCGAAGATGAACCTCGCCATCCACGGCATCACCGCGAATCTCGGTGATCGTTGGGAAGACACGTTCGCGCGCGACGTGCATCCGGATCTGCTGGCCGACTATGTGATGGCCAATCCGCCGTTCAACATCAAGGACTGGTCGCGGCGCGAGGACGACAAGCGCTGGAAGTTCGGTGTTCCGCCGGCGAACAACGCGAACTACGCGTGGATCCAGCACATCATCTCGAAGCTCGCCGAGAAGGGCACGGCTGGTGTGGTGATGGCGAACGGCTCGATGTCCTCGAATTCCAGTGGTGAGGGCGAGATCCGGGCGCGGCTGGTGGAGGCCGACCTGGTGTCGTGCATGGTGGCGCTGCCGACACAGTTGTTCCGCAGTACGGGCATTCCTTGCTGCGTGTGGTTCTTTGCCAAGGACAAGTCGGCGGGTGCGAAGGGCTCGATCGACCGTCGAGGACAGGTGCTGTTCATCGACGCCCGCAACCTGGGTTATATGGTGGATCGTGCCGAGCGAGCGCTGTCCGACGAGGACATCGCAAAGATCGCGGGCACGTTTCATGCATGGCGGGGAACGGAATCCGCGAAAGGCATGGAGTACGCCGACGAGCCGGGCTTCTGTTACTCGGCGACGCTGGCTGAGATCAAGGACGCCGATTACGCACTGACTCCGGGGCGGTATGTGGGGGCCGCTCCGCTCGAGGATGACGGTGAACCGATCGAGGAGAAGATTGCGCGGTTGACGAAGGAACTGTTCGAGCAGTTCGACGAGTCTGCGCGGTTGCAGGATGTTGTGCGCGAGCAGTTGGGGAGGCTCTAG
- a CDS encoding helix-turn-helix transcriptional regulator yields MSEHPTLLLTKSDIAALADVQRPVVTVWIKRYKDTDRPFPKPVRVEGGQEKFAADDVVAWLKEKELGNNDSLAEDVAAHAALDHPTGVDPRTAFAGLTALLCLKTQRGETLSDLDDEEILDEADDLDPDDTYLYRDIAELGEHITTYARHADRMADAAYTPERAFEALMAQRFRIPLTDLANSTLADGALELCTAVATALVHDDRAVFVDPSVDSSDLFVALRKELSEDVEPVAVTGRADTASARLARRRLAMHRWRRHPAPEEGFGADFSIDRPALFLTQYPSPSTLGYSAIEVLTEIDNITVQMLPDHYAVVIAPAGVLVDPMRDRETLSIRSGIVRSGRLRAAIRLPEGLLLAKPGMAMALWVLGAADERIAPADQWTVLADVSDRKLDEYVIDGLVSDVVAAVGTWESVRAHAFRFGVVHRTALLLAEDGKGLIVPRTVLPARLGADLAGHMMLLVDSANEHARRIDADLHMTVTYRRSDTVKLPTAGELAAQRKLLLVPGNRIDETDLEADGAVRVIGPPELLGEKVIGDRGLDRLVHASRYANSRYTEPGDIVFCTAPRFGIMIDTEGSSLVLAPARVLRVKNSEVDGLVPEVIVRHLRQLVTAEKPAGAVRPGRRWKDWTIPVIEREQMEAVTAVLKELAARRRAAADLLRSLNDLTDTMIDGVTRGVVTVTTENRHVPEEG; encoded by the coding sequence ATGAGCGAACACCCGACGCTTCTGCTCACCAAGAGCGATATCGCGGCCCTCGCCGACGTGCAGCGCCCCGTCGTCACCGTCTGGATCAAGCGATACAAGGACACCGACCGGCCGTTTCCGAAGCCCGTGCGCGTCGAGGGTGGGCAGGAGAAGTTCGCCGCCGACGACGTCGTGGCCTGGCTGAAGGAGAAAGAGCTCGGCAACAACGACAGCCTCGCCGAGGACGTCGCCGCTCACGCCGCCCTCGACCACCCCACCGGGGTCGATCCTCGGACGGCGTTCGCGGGCCTCACCGCCCTGCTGTGCCTGAAGACCCAGCGCGGAGAGACGCTGTCCGACCTCGACGACGAGGAGATCCTGGACGAGGCCGACGATCTCGACCCCGACGACACCTATCTGTACCGGGACATCGCCGAACTCGGCGAGCACATCACCACCTACGCCCGGCACGCCGACCGCATGGCCGACGCCGCCTACACGCCGGAACGCGCGTTCGAGGCACTCATGGCCCAGCGTTTCCGCATCCCGCTGACCGACCTCGCGAACTCGACCCTCGCGGACGGGGCCCTCGAGCTGTGCACGGCGGTGGCGACGGCGCTCGTCCACGACGACCGCGCGGTCTTCGTCGATCCGTCGGTCGACAGCAGCGACCTGTTCGTCGCGCTTCGCAAGGAACTGTCCGAGGACGTCGAACCCGTTGCCGTCACCGGTCGCGCCGACACCGCCTCGGCGCGGCTCGCGCGCCGCCGGCTGGCCATGCACCGCTGGCGTCGCCATCCCGCGCCGGAGGAAGGCTTCGGTGCGGACTTCTCGATCGATCGCCCGGCGCTGTTCCTCACCCAGTACCCGTCGCCGTCGACCCTCGGGTACTCGGCGATAGAGGTGCTGACGGAGATCGACAACATCACCGTGCAGATGCTGCCCGACCACTATGCGGTCGTGATCGCTCCCGCCGGGGTTCTGGTCGATCCGATGCGGGATCGGGAGACGTTGTCCATCCGGTCGGGCATCGTCCGGTCGGGTCGGCTGCGCGCGGCGATCCGGTTGCCCGAGGGGCTACTACTCGCAAAACCCGGAATGGCGATGGCCTTGTGGGTGCTCGGCGCGGCGGACGAGCGCATCGCACCGGCGGATCAGTGGACGGTGCTGGCCGACGTCAGCGACCGCAAGCTGGACGAGTACGTGATCGACGGTTTGGTCTCCGATGTCGTCGCTGCGGTGGGGACCTGGGAGTCGGTGAGAGCGCACGCTTTCCGGTTCGGTGTGGTTCATCGGACGGCGCTGCTCCTGGCCGAGGACGGCAAGGGACTCATCGTTCCGCGGACGGTCCTGCCGGCGAGACTCGGAGCCGATCTGGCCGGCCACATGATGCTGCTGGTGGACAGCGCCAACGAGCATGCCCGCAGGATCGACGCGGATCTGCACATGACGGTGACCTATCGTCGCAGCGATACGGTGAAGCTGCCCACCGCCGGCGAGCTCGCTGCGCAACGCAAACTGCTTCTCGTCCCGGGAAATCGGATCGATGAGACCGATCTCGAAGCGGACGGTGCGGTGCGGGTGATCGGGCCTCCGGAACTGCTGGGGGAGAAGGTCATCGGGGACCGCGGTCTGGACCGCTTGGTGCACGCCTCCCGATATGCGAACAGCCGTTACACCGAGCCGGGCGACATCGTGTTCTGCACCGCACCGAGGTTCGGGATCATGATCGACACCGAAGGGTCGTCGCTCGTCCTCGCCCCGGCCCGGGTGCTGCGTGTGAAGAACAGTGAGGTCGACGGCCTCGTTCCCGAGGTCATCGTGCGGCACCTGAGGCAGCTCGTCACCGCCGAGAAACCGGCCGGTGCGGTCCGGCCCGGACGGCGCTGGAAGGATTGGACCATTCCGGTGATCGAGCGGGAGCAGATGGAAGCGGTGACGGCGGTATTGAAGGAGCTCGCAGCGCGTCGTCGCGCGGCCGCCGACCTGCTCCGCTCGTTGAACGATTTGACCGACACCATGATCGACGGCGTGACGCGTGGAGTCGTCACCGTCACTACAGAGAACCGGCACGTCCCGGAGGAAGGGTAG
- a CDS encoding ribonuclease HI: MNPRSQHARLQSINEEENTMLAAIHIRQTRTGNGPLTCAALVTGDDVSLFIREGYEEADRSLVGLDAFEALHCRADGPVRVHISDGPLRRIFKDVSGSFPEVEFVDIPFGPFGALLQRAVNAIDAHIAGVIAEEEAETQALRASRPPLLVATDASKGRKRRSTGLGCVSETGGRQMRVDLEARSVLEGELLAIEMAVKHFSGRNLHILTDSHLAIAALEGTYQGKAAVMEVVARIHEATKDRSVKVSWVRGHSGHPLNEAAHRLAMAARRFHEAEVPQDVAATIVDNILASLEGSQSPAAA; this comes from the coding sequence ATGAATCCCCGCAGCCAGCATGCTCGGCTCCAGTCGATCAACGAAGAGGAGAACACGATGCTCGCTGCAATCCACATCAGGCAGACCCGTACCGGCAATGGCCCGCTGACCTGCGCAGCTCTCGTGACCGGTGACGATGTCTCGTTGTTCATCCGGGAGGGCTACGAGGAGGCCGACCGTAGCCTGGTCGGCCTCGACGCCTTCGAGGCTCTCCACTGCCGGGCCGACGGGCCGGTACGCGTTCACATCTCCGACGGTCCGCTCCGGAGAATCTTCAAGGACGTCTCCGGGTCGTTTCCCGAGGTGGAGTTCGTCGACATCCCCTTCGGCCCGTTCGGCGCCCTTCTGCAGCGCGCGGTGAACGCCATCGACGCGCACATCGCCGGCGTCATCGCCGAGGAAGAGGCGGAGACCCAGGCGCTGCGCGCTTCCCGTCCCCCGCTGCTCGTTGCCACGGACGCATCGAAGGGACGCAAGCGGCGAAGCACCGGGCTCGGCTGCGTCTCGGAGACCGGCGGTCGCCAGATGCGGGTGGACCTCGAGGCCCGCTCCGTCCTCGAAGGTGAACTGCTCGCCATCGAGATGGCCGTCAAGCACTTCTCCGGCCGCAACCTGCACATCCTCACCGACAGCCACCTGGCGATCGCCGCACTCGAAGGCACCTACCAGGGCAAGGCGGCCGTCATGGAGGTTGTCGCCCGTATCCACGAGGCCACGAAGGACCGGTCCGTGAAGGTGTCGTGGGTACGGGGACACAGCGGGCATCCGCTGAACGAAGCTGCACATCGCCTCGCCATGGCGGCACGACGCTTCCACGAGGCCGAGGTACCCCAGGACGTCGCGGCGACCATCGTCGACAACATCCTGGCGTCGCTCGAAGGATCTCAGTCGCCCGCAGCAGCGTGA
- a CDS encoding TetR/AcrR family transcriptional regulator, which translates to MVGGLRKRVRKIDMDDIVRVGRALGLRKLSLNAVATELQVSPAALYRHVDGRWGLELAVGESLLGDLTLHDDPAHDIEQHLLSFGLQLRSFVLAHPGLGTYMQTLFPRGEAGQRLMATEVGALMQRGYAPDVAVSLASAVASVSINFAVAEEAQLERIEGLERQRNEVVDRLRSDAELGEAHRDLPAFDHEGFSKLVLTASIRGFLAVAPAGRPLHEVVMDLGSTAAGLE; encoded by the coding sequence GTGGTGGGCGGCCTCCGCAAACGCGTGCGCAAGATCGACATGGACGACATCGTCCGCGTCGGTCGCGCACTGGGGTTGCGGAAGTTGAGTCTCAATGCCGTCGCCACGGAGCTGCAGGTCTCCCCGGCCGCGTTGTATCGCCACGTCGACGGACGGTGGGGGCTCGAGCTCGCGGTGGGCGAGAGCCTGCTCGGCGACCTCACCCTCCACGACGATCCGGCGCACGACATCGAACAGCACCTGCTGTCGTTCGGGTTGCAGCTGCGATCGTTCGTCCTGGCGCATCCCGGCCTCGGCACCTACATGCAGACGCTCTTTCCTCGCGGGGAGGCAGGGCAGCGTCTGATGGCCACCGAGGTGGGCGCGCTCATGCAACGTGGGTACGCGCCCGACGTCGCCGTGTCGCTGGCCAGCGCCGTGGCGAGCGTGTCGATCAACTTCGCGGTGGCCGAGGAGGCCCAGCTGGAGCGGATCGAGGGACTCGAGCGGCAACGCAACGAGGTCGTCGACCGGTTGCGTTCAGACGCGGAACTGGGCGAGGCACACCGCGACCTGCCCGCGTTCGATCACGAGGGATTCTCGAAACTCGTTCTGACGGCTTCGATCCGCGGATTTCTGGCTGTAGCTCCCGCGGGGCGGCCGCTGCACGAGGTCGTCATGGATCTCGGTTCCACCGCTGCGGGGCTGGAATGA
- a CDS encoding RNA polymerase sigma factor produces MNETELVERCRTGDRAAFAELIAPSRQRVWAICMQITGNRHDAEDALQDALIAAWKNLDKFRGTSAFGTWLYRIASNASLTVGRRRRGEVLDEQIDLDHAAGGSAIADSVADGDAVFQALSLLPEQFRVAIVLREYARMSYREIADHQGVGVQTVKSRIGRARTQLVELLSPVLLGAEEMSA; encoded by the coding sequence TTGAACGAGACCGAGTTGGTCGAGCGGTGCCGGACAGGTGATCGAGCAGCATTCGCCGAACTCATCGCACCGTCACGGCAGCGGGTGTGGGCGATCTGCATGCAGATCACGGGCAACCGTCACGACGCCGAGGACGCACTGCAGGACGCATTGATCGCCGCCTGGAAGAATCTCGACAAGTTCCGCGGCACATCGGCATTCGGAACCTGGCTGTACCGCATCGCGAGCAATGCCTCGCTCACAGTCGGGCGCCGGCGGCGCGGCGAGGTTCTCGACGAGCAGATCGACCTCGACCACGCAGCGGGTGGTTCGGCCATCGCCGACAGTGTGGCCGACGGAGACGCCGTTTTCCAGGCTCTTTCCCTTCTGCCCGAACAGTTCCGGGTCGCGATCGTGCTCCGTGAATATGCGCGGATGAGCTACCGGGAGATCGCCGACCACCAGGGTGTGGGCGTACAGACCGTGAAGAGCCGGATCGGCCGTGCCCGCACACAACTCGTCGAACTGCTGAGCCCGGTACTTCTCGGTGCGGAAGAGATGTCGGCGTAA
- a CDS encoding SGNH/GDSL hydrolase family protein — translation MKARTRAAVIAGLAAVLTVWPGSAMSDTVADQGIRYVALGDSRAAGPYLDAAALLDGCARADAGYPNLVARSLQVVSFTNVACTGARTEHLTSVPQETTTGPMPPQIEALAPDTDLVTVSIGGNDVGWSGLVSSCYTDLPGGDAHCRTDPGTTSRMTAALDALGPKVTGALTAVRQRAPRARVLLVGHGGVYGNRACWPNIPTSDADAVFVTDFFTRMNRVLAASAAAAGAEFVDVTVGTEGHDACAPSEQRWYEGRQSLSLARPLHPTAAGMRHMAQRVLDAVQRNADR, via the coding sequence ATGAAGGCGCGAACGCGGGCCGCAGTGATCGCCGGTCTCGCCGCCGTGCTGACCGTGTGGCCGGGATCGGCAATGAGCGACACGGTCGCCGACCAGGGGATCCGCTATGTCGCACTGGGTGATTCGCGCGCGGCCGGTCCCTACCTCGACGCCGCGGCGCTGCTCGACGGATGCGCCCGCGCCGACGCCGGATACCCGAACCTCGTGGCCCGGTCCCTGCAGGTGGTCTCCTTCACCAACGTCGCCTGCACCGGTGCGCGCACCGAACACCTGACCTCCGTCCCCCAGGAGACCACCACCGGTCCGATGCCCCCGCAGATCGAGGCGCTCGCGCCCGACACGGACCTGGTCACCGTCAGCATCGGCGGCAACGACGTCGGCTGGAGCGGTCTCGTGTCCTCCTGTTACACGGACCTGCCCGGCGGCGACGCCCACTGCCGCACCGACCCCGGCACCACCTCACGCATGACCGCCGCCCTCGACGCACTCGGACCGAAGGTCACCGGTGCGCTCACCGCCGTCCGGCAACGGGCACCGCGCGCACGCGTGCTGCTCGTCGGTCACGGTGGCGTCTACGGCAACCGCGCCTGCTGGCCGAACATCCCGACGAGCGACGCCGACGCCGTCTTCGTCACCGACTTCTTCACCCGCATGAACCGCGTCCTCGCCGCGTCCGCCGCCGCGGCCGGAGCGGAGTTCGTCGACGTCACGGTCGGTACCGAGGGGCACGACGCGTGTGCCCCCTCGGAACAACGCTGGTACGAGGGCCGGCAGTCGCTGTCCCTGGCCCGTCCGCTGCATCCCACCGCCGCCGGGATGCGGCACATGGCCCAACGCGTCCTCGACGCCGTGCAGAGGAACGCCGATCGCTGA
- a CDS encoding MFS transporter, producing the protein MVKGDPTHETPGSSTRTGGPVLGVTPGRAWGMTGLVIFLYVVNYADKAVLGIIAQPLARELGMSSSQIGLVGSLFFVTFTVGGFLAGPLNKYLTLRWALLALGLAWSVVMLPLVVSASFAMLVVTRMLLGLAEGPSSALMHTAAYSWHPPAKRGLPGAFLAGSASVAKIALAPVLTFITVQWGWRAALIALSLLGVAWMASWLTGWKEGPYTSKAVKGAQTAATAETEPSVPWRRILLSRTFVSCAALIMVVYALTTVVLTWLPSYFEVGLGYSAMQAGSMFALPSIVGLFLMISSGTVTDRLSQKGYRSRVVRIIVPAVGVLICGAILVFLPSIGTPALAVAVVSIGYGFGAIAFPLINAAISELCPPQQTAGTMGVFLALMAVGGLVAPYGTGVIVDNAATAAEGYATAFQVIGVLGAIAAIAVLVFANPERDRKIIRAHTG; encoded by the coding sequence ATCGTGAAGGGTGACCCCACCCACGAAACCCCAGGCTCCTCGACCCGTACCGGCGGTCCGGTCCTCGGCGTCACACCGGGACGTGCGTGGGGCATGACCGGGCTGGTCATCTTCCTCTACGTCGTCAACTACGCCGACAAGGCCGTGCTCGGCATCATCGCCCAGCCCCTGGCGCGCGAGCTCGGCATGAGCTCGTCGCAGATCGGCCTGGTCGGCTCCCTGTTCTTCGTCACCTTCACGGTGGGCGGCTTCCTCGCCGGTCCGCTGAACAAGTACCTCACCCTGCGCTGGGCGCTGCTGGCCCTCGGGCTGGCCTGGTCGGTCGTGATGCTGCCGCTGGTGGTCAGCGCGAGCTTCGCGATGCTCGTCGTCACGCGCATGCTCCTCGGCCTGGCCGAAGGCCCCAGCTCGGCGCTCATGCACACGGCCGCGTACTCGTGGCATCCGCCCGCCAAGCGCGGTCTGCCCGGCGCGTTCCTCGCCGGTTCGGCCTCGGTCGCCAAGATCGCCCTGGCGCCCGTGCTGACCTTCATCACTGTCCAGTGGGGGTGGCGCGCGGCCCTGATCGCGCTGTCGCTGCTGGGTGTCGCATGGATGGCGTCCTGGCTGACCGGCTGGAAGGAAGGCCCGTACACGAGCAAGGCCGTCAAGGGCGCGCAGACCGCCGCCACCGCGGAGACCGAGCCGTCCGTGCCGTGGCGCAGGATCCTGCTGAGCCGCACCTTCGTCAGCTGCGCGGCCCTGATCATGGTCGTCTACGCCCTGACCACCGTCGTGCTGACCTGGCTGCCGTCCTACTTCGAGGTCGGTCTCGGCTACAGCGCCATGCAGGCCGGTTCGATGTTCGCCCTGCCGTCCATCGTGGGCCTGTTCCTGATGATCTCGTCGGGCACGGTCACCGACCGGCTGAGCCAGAAGGGCTACCGCTCGCGGGTCGTCCGCATCATCGTCCCGGCCGTCGGTGTCCTGATCTGCGGCGCCATCCTGGTGTTCCTGCCCTCGATCGGCACCCCGGCGCTCGCCGTCGCGGTCGTCTCCATCGGTTACGGTTTCGGCGCCATCGCCTTCCCGCTGATCAACGCCGCGATCTCGGAGCTGTGCCCGCCGCAGCAGACCGCCGGCACGATGGGTGTCTTCCTCGCCCTGATGGCCGTCGGTGGTCTCGTCGCCCCCTACGGCACCGGCGTCATCGTCGACAACGCCGCCACCGCCGCCGAGGGCTACGCCACGGCCTTCCAGGTCATCGGTGTCCTCGGTGCGATCGCCGCGATCGCGGTGCTCGTGTTCGCGAACCCCGAGCGCGACCGGAAGATCATCCGAGCACACACCGGCTAG